The stretch of DNA tctaaacTACTATGATCCTAATTATGTATAACATGGTAAACATGAATcctgaaataaatattttacaaatgttaaagtttatgggaaatacttttatttataaaactaaaaatatcttAGTTTTTAGGAAACATAAGTATGTAATATTAGAGATATcgttagtattattatttaattcatgTCAAAATTCAATCTTTATTTTATGGTATAAGCTGATAATGATCATTGAAATAAACTGTTATTTTCATTGAAGATAATATCTACAAGATACTTTATTGTAATTTATTGTGAAAagaacttttaatttatatattatgttttaaatttgacACGTCATGCAAACGTTCATCGCTGGCTATGGCTTATTCCAAAACGTGGAACTGTGGTCGGTGTGAATATACCACAATCActtattttctccttcacccAACTTATATTTTCAgcactttcttttgatatttcaTAAAAATGGTTTTCTTCctaattttattgtttactaAATCAAATCTTAAATATGATAATTCTTTGAgaacttaatttttgttatttattgaaCTAGTTATgtgtcataattattttattgaaagaaaaatgaaattaatgtgATTTGGTGAGAGATGAATGGTAGAGTGGAAAGTGATGTTGAAGTTCAACGTTCAATAATCCATATTGGATCCAAATACAATCTACAACTAAGTTTGACCAAAAGGTCATATCTTGtgtcattataataataataataataataataataataataataataataataataattggattaaatatgtttttgtccctcaagtttcagtaaattttggaattagtccctcctcgaaactttataccaatttagtccttcatctttagaaatgcatggatttagtccttcttaccaaattttgttaagtttatttgatattttaaacgtattttatgataatatttgagttaacattaaagtaaaaatgtgtcaaacggtataaaaaattcaaatactatcatgaaatatgcttgaaacgtcagataaacttaacaaaatttggttaaaagaactatattcacGTATTTttgaagatgaaggactaaattggtcaaaaattttaaagagggactaattctaaaatttactgaaacttgagaaataaaaacatatttaaccctaattattattattatatattttattatttagatatATGATAAAGATCATGTAAGAATTGAATATGTATCAAAAATTTGTTCATACTTTTGTGTAGAGCCATcatgaatatttaattgaaaaaaataagatatttctTGATATGGTTGTTCTTCCTGAATCTTTgaccaacaatttttttatttagttaaatcATTAATTGCTCCACGAAATAACTATATCAATAATGCTATGAAATGATAGAGAGATAATGAATAAAAGGGAGAGGtcaaaagaaagagaaatataTAGTACAgtgttaaatattttgttacaaaTTTTAGGTGTAAATATGtatttatcaatatataattGCTTTACAACCCATTTGACTGAAATGAAATGAGAATGGGAAGCTCATTTGTAGTAAAATAATGTAGCATTTGGTGTAATATATTAGACTCACTATATACTAAATTTCATTGGGTTGTATATGGTCtaataaagtaaatttaaaagtttaatttagtttaattatatattcgATTTACAATTACTTGCATGAAATACTGACTAAGAAGAATTTATCTCTTATGAATCTAATCTTAACACATTTAAGAAATTTTGTAGATTTATCTAATACAaccaagaaaaatattatttcatgatGCCTTTTGAGGTGTATACATTCTTTGAATAGAGAGATGTGAAGGGATGAGAAATGTGAGAAATGCAATAGAGatttaaagaaaaacacaagataaattaagaaatgaatAGATCTAAGAGACATgagaatattgaaaatatataattatttaaaaaaatatgagcaatattagttttattatgaGTATGGGAGACAACATATTTGGTGATGTTCTAACTTTCTTGTGCAGCTTTGGAGGTGATGAATGGCTGCCAATACCAGAAAGATTAGATTGCTGgggaaaatttgaatttttcttctTACTCCAAGtcattttttctttggtttATGTACTAATTTCAAGGAACATGCAACATGTGGTTAGGACTTTCTCTATTGTGAATTTCTTTCTCTAATAATTGAAAGTTGTTGCAAgttatacttatttttatttttttggtaaagcatacaatgaaaaattaacattatttatttttaggttgTTCCTCTGTTCCAACAACCACCTCACAGTGAAATTACATTgctcaaaaggaaaaaaaaaatataaaaatgattacATTGTATATATGTTCATTTGTTTCCAGATTTACAGTATACACATGGTGTGTAAAAGGCAACATAAGATATGTTCACCTAACATAGAATCTGATACTAAATATATGGAGAACTTATTCCTGCCAAATATCTACAATTCATGTAAGGTTGGATACACTTTTCCATAAAACCTTATATAAgcaaaaataagtaaaaaaattgaaataaactttttcaaaccaaattaatttatgcatgagtttaaaatctgattttgagaACATCCTTATAAACTGACTTCTGCATAAATTAATTATGGTTTTTTTGAAaagatttatttcatttttactttttatctttcTGATAAGTGTTTAAGGAAAAAATTATACAACCAAACACTCTTACTATAAATTGTAATGTATTATTGAAGTTCAGATTCATCACGAAAAGCATCTGGTTCAAATAATCTTGCAGAATCATCATTGTAAACTCCAGGTACAACTCGAACTCTAGGTTCTTTTGATGTCAGATTTTGGTTCCCATCAATGTTGATGAGGATAATAGCACATACAAGTAAAGAAGTTGCCAAACTTACAAGAGTAATTTTCAATCTGCTCAGCACAGGCTTCaccttaaacaaaaaaaagttcTTGGTTAAGTTAATTCATTAGGAAGATTACTTGAGTTTCAATCAAAGTTAAATGTTATCATTTGCAGAAGGCATAAAAGTTCTTCCTATTTTCTAAAGTGATTTATACAAAGGAACAGCATAAGTGTAGCAACAATTGTAGTAGGTCCAAAAGAAGAGCAATAATGTACATAATATTATGACTCTAGCAACAACACTGAAGTTATGTGTAAAAGTGACAATGGTTTAATAGAATGCTTACAGAAAATGATCCCAGGAGTCTATCACGGGCCAAAACTTCAGCAGTCTTCACCCATATCTGTTGAGAAACATGAAGAAGCCTTCTTAAGTGGTAGAATACAATATTTGTTCATACCacccaaaacaaaaacaaaggaaaTCCTTGCATGAGACATTGCACCCATCATCAAGAACGAGTATGGCCTTGCAGTAAGTGCAGTTTTAGAATAAAGTTTAAAGGAAACTGAAGCAAGGATAGGGAGACAAAGAAAGACAAGTGTAGATATAGTAAGTGAAAATATGTGACAAAGAgatatatagaaagaaaaaaataaagattatcaAATAGATGTGTATATATTGTGCAGGTGACCACGTATACTTGGGTCcaagttttgaatttatgatctacaaaaaatgttaaacaGGTCCACTCAAAGTAGCTCAACAAATTTGTAAGGATTTCAGAAGGAGCTCAACAAAGAACACCCTAAAAGATCTATTGATCATACTCTTAGTATTTAGCGTGGATAACTTACTGGACCAAATGAATAGGCACAAATCAGAGGCAAAAACTTTTTCAACCATGTATTTTTCACGCAAACATCATTTGCTTCATGTCACTGCTATATGTTAGTTTCCTTTGTAGTAGCGGTGGGTAGCACCAATACACACAGTAGTGTACTCTACATAATTGTTTGGagaaataatacattttattgtTGGAGTTCTTCACTGGGGAGAGAAACAAACCACCAAAGAAAAAGCCATTCAGGACCCAAATAACAAAGACCAACAAAGTCGACACATTAAAACATTCAAACTAGCCATGATAATTCGTGGAATAGGCAAATACAACAAATTATACTGCACCAAGATTTTGCATGAATGAAGCTAAAACATTCAGAGAAAAAAGAGGGGAAGAACCGAAAAGAACATACCTGACCATCATACCACCCTGTTTCCTCATCTGTAATATTAGGAGAAAAATACGATTATGCATCCATTCGCAAAGTTTTCAACACTAATTGttgaatcttaaatttaaaggaaatttcctaattttatgaaattcaattttcttgtaatttttatactccactttatttatttttaaatattgaatccTTGAAAAGTATGCGTAATgtgaagtaattaaaataaaataaaaaattcacataATTTCATGTGTTCCAATACATTTCAGTAAGAAAATGAGTTAATATCGTTACTACACAGATGTTGTAGGATGAATTAAGTCTTGTGAGTGTAAAATTCAgtaattataaacatttttatattattaactaataaataactattataaaatttaattaatttattataagtaaCTGCGTGATTAGGTTACCATATAATAATTTCGTATTGTTAtgatgttttaattaaatttaataatacacACAGTTTAACTTTTTTGGAATATCAGTGTAAAACTTATTATCCAGACCAGAAGAAACCATAGtatgtattataaaaaaacaatgaacTTATTGTGTATGAAGATTTGTGGGAACacaatcattttaaaaattatatttataacaactTTTTATTGGTTGTAATGTAAAGTTTGttccattaaaaatatttacattgtaaagtatattttttattttaaatttgtaagaaaaaaaaacaaatcaccAACACACTAAAGTTGTTATATTGAATGTTTGACTTAAGCTGCATAAATTTTGTGATGTATTTTCATTGGTATAAAACCTTTAAACAATGCTGCTTATTTAAACAAGCAACTCCCTTAGGCAGTATACTTCAAAGTATATGCTTTAATGATAAAAACTTGTTAAACAACATTAGATAATTTATGTCAGTAAGAATATTACATATCATATGCTTCAACACTTAATTAGAGAAAACAAATGCTAGGAGtataaattatctaaaaaaatattttctttataaaacattttaaattctcTTGATATTGAAACTTATTTGGTTACACTAACATATAATAATCAAAGTCTGTGAGGACAAAATTATGTCATAAATTACCAGAGAAGAGAACTACTAATtcttttataagataaaatcaacttatatttgatgttagaaaaattaatataaaacaactTCTACGAGAATAAACGAATTTTAgtggattaaaaaaatgtattctgttctcttctttttttttcttaaataagaCCCAACATTGAGAGTGTTTGTATTACAGTTTTGTTACAGCAATGGCaaacttaaaacttaaaatcAATGTTGTGATGGTTTGGGATGGGATCACAGAGTTGCACACCATGCAAAGAGACTAAAAATATGTTTCCTAAATGAATTATGTCTCTTAATTTTGGTTTGtttgttttgaagtttgaaCAAAACATGagctaaaaaaatttcaaaggtATGACAGTAGAGTGAGGGAGGATACATACATTCAACGGTGGCGCTGAGCAATCTATTGCCAACGTAAGCCCAGCCTAAATACATCCTAACGACGGCGAGCGTGACCGCGAAGAGGCCACTGGAGGCGGCGCAGAGGAGGCGCTTGAGGGGCTCGGCCTGGGC from Vigna unguiculata cultivar IT97K-499-35 chromosome 8, ASM411807v1, whole genome shotgun sequence encodes:
- the LOC114193676 gene encoding uncharacterized protein ycf36 isoform X1 encodes the protein MAMAATAWSISPLPSRRNRLTISPIPLFGIHTTTLTTSLISFSSTTTSNSNNNAPQTDCPVPMEQQPINEYHSLSTSFPFSWAALDAVEYASRLFVTGTSFALLVGLPVAWFGSAGAQAEPLKRLLCAASSGLFAVTLAVVRMYLGWAYVGNRLLSATVEYEETGWYDGQIWVKTAEVLARDRLLGSFSVKPVLSRLKITLVSLATSLLVCAIILINIDGNQNLTSKEPRVRVVPGVYNDDSARLFEPDAFRDESELQ
- the LOC114193676 gene encoding uncharacterized protein ycf36 isoform X2 — encoded protein: MAMAATAWSISPLPSRRNRLTISPIPLFGIHTTTLTTSLISFSSTTTSNSNNNAPQTDCPVPMEQQPINEYHSLSTSFPFSWAALDAVEYASRLFVTGTSFALLVGLPVAWFGSAGAQAEPLKRLLCAASSGLFAVTLAVVRMYLGWAYVGNRLLSATVEYEETGWYDGQIWVKTAEVLARDRLLGSFSPVLSRLKITLVSLATSLLVCAIILINIDGNQNLTSKEPRVRVVPGVYNDDSARLFEPDAFRDESELQ